The genomic segment CCATGGTGCGTGCCAGAATGGCAGTGTGGGAGTTCTCCGAGCCCCGGAGGGTGAGAAACGCCAGGATCTTTTCCTTGTCCAGTTGGACTGTTTCGCTGGGGGTCAGATCCTCTGCCACCAGGATCACTGGCTCCCGGGTCAGCAGGGATTCCTCGCTGCCGCCGCTGAGACAGCGGATCAGCCGGTTGGAGATATCCACCACATCCGCCGCCCGTGCCTGCATGTACTCATCGGTCATGGTGGAGAACATCTGGGAGAAGGAGTCGGAGGTGCGCAGCACGGCGTATTCTGCATTCACTCGCTGGGTGTGGATAATGTGGCTGACGCTGCTGCAATAGTCCTCATCCTCCAGCATCATCCGGTGAATCTCAAAGATCTGGGCGTGGATTTCCCCCACCTCCCGCAGTGCCTTTTCGTGGAGTGCATCCAGCTCCTGTGCTGCCTGCTGCCTTGCCCGGTCAAATCGCTGCTGCTCCGCCTCCGGATCCGTTATGGTTTTCCGGCTGATGGTGTCGTTGTCCTTTTTGTAAAAGTACAGCTTCCCCATGGTGACGGCACCGCAGACCCCCTTGCCCTGTATTTTGTTCATGTCCATCCCTCCGGCTTACAGATTTGCTTTGAGAAAGGCTTCTACCCCGGCAGCAGCCTCTGCTTCGTCCGATCCCTCCACGGTCACTGTTACCGGATCCCCCTGCTTGACCCCCAGTCCCATCAGAGCAAACAGCTTCTTGGCGCTGGCGGTTTTGTCCCCCTTGGTCAGGGTGATCTCGCTTTCGTATGCCTTTGCAGCCTGCACCAACTGCCCGGCAGGTCTTGCGTGGATGCCGTTCTCGTCCGTAATGGTATACACAAACTGTTTCATAAACTGCTCCCTTCCGCCGCACTGCGGCTGCGGCTTCTGCCGCTCTGGTAGCAGTATGGGCTGCTTTTTGGGAAACATACTTCCGGACGCAAAAAAGCCGGAGGATGAAGTTCCTCCGGCTTTCGCCTTATTTTTTGCATTTGCCCGTAATACCCGTCACATCGATCCGCCAGATGCCCGTGCGGGACAGGCTTTGCGCAATGGCGGCATCGAACCGGGACATATTCTCCGGGGTATACTTTTCACAGATCGCCCGAAGTGCCCGGATCTTTTCCGCCTCATCCGTAACCTCCCGGGCTGTGCCGGTGAGAATGGCTGAGGTATACCGGGTGGTGAATTTGTCATGCACCGGCTCCGCCATACCCACGCAGCTGACGCACACTGCCGGATGCTTCCGCAGCGCCTTCAGCTTCAGTCCCTCCTGGGCACAGTGAAAGTACAGGGTTTCTCCGATCCGTGCAATGGAAAGGGGCACACAGTAGGGTTCACCTTCCGGCAGGAGCATGGAAACCGTGCCGAAGCTGCATGCGTCCACTGCCTGCCAGGCAGAATCCCTGTCCATCTGCCGGTCTGTTCGCCGCATGCTCATGCCTGCTTGCTTTCCTCCGGTGTCATGGCAGCCCGGATGGCGTCGATCTGCTTCTTGATTTCCGGATCCCGGGTCAGGTCATAGGCAATGGAGTAGAAGTATGCCCCCAGCTGCATCTGCTCATCCTGTACGGCAGTTTTCGCCAGCACCAGCGCCAGCCGGATCAGTTCCTCATTGGGGCCGGCAGGCAGTTCGTACTTTTCAAATACCGCCAGAACCTGTTTCCGGGTGGGCGGTTCAATGTTATGCCCCATCAGCCCTCGCAGATTTACAAGCTCTGCCTGTACTCCCGGGTGATTGTTGTAGACCAGGCTTTCGTAGAAGAAGCATACCGCTGCATCGTAATCATGCACCGCAATGGCGTAGAATCCAAGGTCTGCGTAGATCCGGGACATGGCATAGGTGCTGTTGGCAATGGGGAACAATTCCCTGATTACAGCCAGCAGCTTTTCCGGTTCCTTTTTCAGCTTGTAGACCTCCGCCAGTTCAAAGCGTACATCGCAGCTTACCGGGTTGAACCGGATGCCCTGCTCCAGCGCTTCGATTGCATCGTCCAGCTTTCCCAGCTCCACCAGGGCGTAGCCGTACAGTGTATAGTACATGGCGAAATCATAGGGGGCACGTTCAATATTGGACTGTCCCGGATAGAGCATCCGGTACAGGTGGTACTCAAAGGGATTCCGGAAGCTGAAATAATGCAGCTTGCTTTCCTTGCCGAAGCCCTCCTCGCATTTT from the Ruminococcus champanellensis 18P13 = JCM 17042 genome contains:
- a CDS encoding HPr family phosphocarrier protein codes for the protein MKQFVYTITDENGIHARPAGQLVQAAKAYESEITLTKGDKTASAKKLFALMGLGVKQGDPVTVTVEGSDEAEAAAGVEAFLKANL
- a CDS encoding pyridoxamine 5'-phosphate oxidase family protein, with amino-acid sequence MRRTDRQMDRDSAWQAVDACSFGTVSMLLPEGEPYCVPLSIARIGETLYFHCAQEGLKLKALRKHPAVCVSCVGMAEPVHDKFTTRYTSAILTGTAREVTDEAEKIRALRAICEKYTPENMSRFDAAIAQSLSRTGIWRIDVTGITGKCKK
- a CDS encoding tetratricopeptide repeat protein; protein product: MATTIQEALAICNANLTGDLKTDIPYLEGQVRRYAHEPNGEELAKRITELAFSLLPKEQQDQFMTATTLNGKRLDELFHEARELLNQEKYQEAAVSLRALTAKCEEGFGKESKLHYFSFRNPFEYHLYRMLYPGQSNIERAPYDFAMYYTLYGYALVELGKLDDAIEALEQGIRFNPVSCDVRFELAEVYKLKKEPEKLLAVIRELFPIANSTYAMSRIYADLGFYAIAVHDYDAAVCFFYESLVYNNHPGVQAELVNLRGLMGHNIEPPTRKQVLAVFEKYELPAGPNEELIRLALVLAKTAVQDEQMQLGAYFYSIAYDLTRDPEIKKQIDAIRAAMTPEESKQA